One segment of Purpureocillium takamizusanense chromosome 7, complete sequence DNA contains the following:
- the NHX1 gene encoding monovalent cation:H+ antiporter, CPA1 (nhx1) (EggNog:ENOG503NVXC~COG:P~TransMembrane:11 (o35-57i69-86o98-117i129-151o237-259i271-287o293-311i323-345o357-383i404-423o429-451i)) translates to MLSSAEIADMGFRLLRRDAEETDPEKGDSAQKELFAAWALFISIMLLIIAFFTSYMLQMKKVTAVHETVISIFAGMTVGLILLVTSGDSIRNLISFDYQIFFNLLLPPIILSSGYELHQANFFRNIGTILTFAFAGTFLSAVVIGLILWLFTLLPGSLEMTLVDAISVGATLSATDPVTILAIFNTYKVDPKLYTIIFGESILNDAIAIVIFETAQKYNKGKAASYGLISFFEGTGIFLLVFFGSMLIGIVVGVGTALLLKFTYLRRLPKIESCLIVLISYATYFFSHGVHMSGIVSLLFCGITLKHYAYFNMSRRTQLTTKYIFQVMSQLSENFIFIYLGLALFTDNALQFQPPLIIVTICAVVAARWVAVFPLSRAINWFIRYRARRRGVEVQDELPYNYQAMLFWAGLRGAVGVALAALLTGENSYALRATVLVVVVLTVIIFGGTTARMLEILGIRTGVVEEIDSDDEFDIESFGGGLQAKRSGAGIGYNPRRNGNVALTNLAPPGRSASYVSGHSSPHTGARTQSLNRKNSASRGQDEFERADLLGRGNEDSDIDSDIDTSDLPPPARRSPRSRTSPSQTPQADSAFMSPSGEQSTAAPITATGAIRQLWSAEDPAGLFRQLDEDFIKPKLLLHGDGGRGGGPTS, encoded by the exons ATGCTGTCCTCGGCCGAGATCGCCGACATGGGCTTCAGGCTCCTCC GACGAGATGCCGAGGAGACAGACCCAGAGA AAGGCGACTCCGCGCAAAAGGAGCTCTTTGCAGCATGGGCTCTCTTCATCTCAATCATGCtgctcatcatcgccttCTTCACCAGCTATATGCTGCAGATGAAGAAGGTGACGGCCGTACACGAGACCGTCATTTCCATCTTTGCTG GCATGACTGTCGGCTTGATTCTCCTAGTCACATCGGGCGATTCCATTCGGAACCTCATTAGCTTCGACTACCAAATCTTCTTCAACCTGCTACTGCCGCCCATCATTCTGTCCTCGGGCTACGAGCTTCACCAGGCAAACTTCTTCCGCAATATCGGCACCATCCTCACCTTTGCCTTTGCCGGTACCTTTCTCtctgccgtcgtcatcggcctgATTCTTTGGCTCTTCACCCTTCTCCCGGGGTCGCTGGAGATGACGCTTGTTGACGCCATCTCGGTGGGCGCGACCCTCTCTGCCACCGACCCCGTcaccatcctcgccatcttcaacaCGTATAAAGTGGACCCGAAGCTCTACACCATCATCTTCGGCGAGTCCATCCTAAACGACGCCATTgccatcgtcatcttcgAGACGGCTCAAAAGTAcaacaagggcaaggccgcTAGCTACGGTCTCATAAGCTTTTTCGAGGGTACCGGTATCTTCTTGCTTGTTTTCTTTGGCAGCATGCTCATTGGCATCGTTGTTGGCGTCGGGACGGCCCTGCTCCTCAAGTTCACCTATCTCCGCCGGCTGCCCAAAATTGAGAGCTGCCTGATTGTTCTTATATCGTACGCCACGTATTTCTTTTCGCATGGAGTACACATGTCAG GTATTGTGTCGTTGCTGTTTTGTGGCATCACACTCAAGCACTACGCCTACTTCAACATGTCGCGGCGCACGCAGCTCACGACAAAGTACATTTTCCAGGTCATGTCGCAGCTGTCGGAAAACTTCATCTTCATCTATCTGGGCCTTGCCCTCTTCACGGACAACGCTCTTCAATTCCAGCCGCCGCTCATTATCGTGACCATTTGCGCCGTTGTGGCAGCCAGATGGGTCGCCGTATTCCCATTGTCGCGGGCAATTAATTGGTTTATCCGGTACCGGGCGAGGAGAAGGGGCGTGGAAGTCCAAGACGAGTTGCCATACAACTACCAAGCGATGCTCTTCTGGGCAGGTCTCCGCGGAGCGGTCGGCGTGGCACTTGCTGCCCTGCTGACTGGCGAGAATTCGTACGCCCTGAGGGCTACGGTTctggtcgtggtggtgctgaCCGTCATCATCTTTGGCGGCACGACGGCCCGCATGCTAGAGATTTTGGGCATTCGCACTGGCGTCGTTGAAGAGATTGAtagcgacgacgagttcGATATCGAGTCCTTTGGTGGTGGCCTTCAAGCGAAGCGATCGGGCGCCGGCATTGGATACAACCCTAGGCGTAACGGCAATGTCGCGCTCACCAacctcgcgccgccgggccgctcTGCATCATACGTGTCCGGACACTCGTCACCCCACACCGGTGCGCGAACTCAGAGTCTGAATCGCAAGAACTCGGCCAGCCGGGGCCAGGACGAATTCGAGCGCGCAGACCTCCTGGGCCGCGGCAACGAAGACTCAGACATTGATAGCGACATTGACACCTCGGacctcccgccgccagcccgacgCTCACCTCGCTCGCGGACGAGCCCCAGCCAGACGCCACAGGCTGACAGTGCCTTCATGAGCCCCTCCGGCGAGCAGTCAACCGCGGCACCAATCACCGCGACGGGCGCCATCAGGCAACTATGGAGCGCCGAGGACCCGGCGGGCTTGTTCAGGCAGTTGGACGAGGACTTCATCAAgccgaagctgctgctccacggcgacggtgggAGAGGCGGGGGCCCGACCTCATGA
- the ARL3 gene encoding ADP-ribosylation factor protein 3 (COG:U~EggNog:ENOG503NZ2C), with the protein MYHLAKGLYLYATSKEEYSVILLGLDNAGKTTFHEQVKSLFLPHAPEPKLKTVPTVGQNVSTITLPDMYLKLWDVGGQLSLRRLWQSYYASCHAIVFIIDSTDIGDGTLEHENSGRLEECRLVLEDVLQNSETEGVPLLILANKQDREDCVETIRIKEGLVKKVMEGDKAGSIRDSRVLAMSALTGDGVREAVEWVRSRVQWNKESRPPVMR; encoded by the exons ATGTACCACCTCGCCAAGGGCCTGTACCTGTACGCGACGAGCAAAGAAG AGTACtccgtcatcctcctcggcctcgacaatGCCGGCAAGACGACCTTCCACGAGCAGGTCAAGTCGCTCTTCCTGCCCCACGCGCCCGAGCCGAAGCTCAAGACGGTCCCGACCGTCGGGCAGAACGTCTCCACCATCACCCTGCCCGACATGTACCTCAAGCTCTGGGACGTGGGCGGCCAGCTCTCCCTGCGCAGGCTGTGGCAGAGCTACTACGCCAGCTGCcacgccatcgtcttcatcatcgacaGCACCGacatcggcgacggcaccctcGAGCACGAGAacagcggccgcctcgaggagtgccgcctcgtcctcgaggacgtgtTGCAGAACTCGGAGACGGAGGGCGTCCCGCTGCTGATACTCGCCAACAAGCAGGACAGGGAGGACTGCGTCGAGACGATCCGTATCAAGGAGGGGCTCGTCAAGAAGGTCATGGAGGGAGACAAGGCTGGCAGCATCCGCGACTCGAGGGTCTTGGCCATGAGCGCCCtcaccggcgacggcgttaGAGAGGCCGTCGAATGGGTGCGGTCGAGGGTCCAATGGAACAAGGAGTCCCGGCC